Genomic segment of Pseudomonas sp. CCI4.2:
ACCTGACACTGGTGGTGTCGCCTCTGTTGGCGTTGATTCAGGATCAGTTAGCGTTCTTGCAGCGCCACGGCATTGCTGCAGCCAGTATCGATTCGGCACAAAGTCGTGACAGTACCGCGCAGGTTATGGCGCGAGCCCGATCCGGTGAACTCAAAATCCTCATGATTTCTGTGGAGCGTTTAAAGAACGAGCGCTTTCGACATTTCATCGAACAGGTGCCGATTTCGCTGTTGGTCATCGACGAAGCACACTGCATATCTGAGTGGGGCCATAACTTCCGGCCGGATTACCTCAAGCTTCCGGACTATCAACGCCAATTCAATATCCCGCAAGCGTTGTTGCTGACGGCTACCGCGACGCCGAATGTCATCGCCGATATGCAGGCCAAATTCGCCATCGCTCCGGAGGACGTGGTGACGACCGGGTTTTATCGCCCCAATCTCAACCTATTGGTTGAGCCGGCTATGGGTCGAGACAAGCGGAGACGATTGGTTGAGTGGTTGGGTTCGCGTGTGGGCCAGCCCACTATTGTTTATGTCACGTTACAGAAAACCGCTGAATACGTTGCTGAGCATTTGACTCAGAACGGCTTGGCGGCCAGTGCCTACCATGCCGGTCTGCCCCACGATAAGCGTGAGTCAATTCAGCGGCAATTCATGGGCGGGCGACTGAATTGCATCGTTGCCACCATCGCGTTTGGAATGGGGATCGACAAGAGCGATATCCGTAACGTCGTTCATTTCGATCTGCCGAAATCCATTGAAAACTACAGCCAGGAAATCGGCCGCGCAGGGCGAGATGGTGCGCCCTCGGACTGCTTGGTGCTGGCTAACCGTGACAGCTTGAACATCCTGGAGAATTTCGTTTACGGCGATACGCCGGAATACCTTGGCATTCGGCATGTCATCGATGAGTTACTGAATGCAGCCAACGACGGGCAGTGGGAGTTGCTACTGGGCCCCTTGGCTGATCAGAGCAATATTCGCCAACTGCCACTAAAGACCTTGCTGGTGCAACTTGAGCTGCGCGGCATCATTGCGCCACGCTTCGCTTATTTCGCTGAATACCGTTTCAAGTTTCTGATGGAGCCGAAGCTTCTGTTGCAACGTTTTGAAGGAGAGCGGCGTCAGTTTGTCGAAGCCATTATCGAGACCTCCTATCAGGCAAGAACCTGGGCCACGGTTAACTTTGAGGCCTTGTATCAGCAGCATCAGGCCGAGCGTGGGCGAGTGGTTACTGCGCTGGATTACTTTCAGGAAAAAGGCTGGATCGAGTTAGAAAGCAAGTTGATGACCGAGGTCTACAGCTTGCTCGATATGAATTTCGACCCCGACGCGCTGGGCCATGAGTTGCATGAGTATTTCAAACAGCATGAAACCACTGAAGTGGCGCGCATCCACGCCATGCTTGATCTGTTCGCCACCGAGCGGTGCCTGAGTCATCGGCTCGCTGAGTATTTCGGCGATCTCCAGGCGCCCGAGCAGTGCGGGCATTGTTCGGTGTGTCATGGAAATATAGCCCGACTGCCTTCGCCGCCCGCATTGCCTGCCCTGGCTGAACAAAGTTTCGATGACCTGTGCGCTGAGTTTCTGCGCCGGCATTTGGATTACACCGGCTACGATCCTAGTGCTGACTGCCTGACCCGATTCCTCTGCGGTATCAGCATGCCGCTGTTCACCAAACTCAAAGCGCGGGGGATCAAGGGATTTGCGGCGCTGGAAAATTACCCTTATGCGCAGGTACGGGAGTGGACGCGGGGCGCAATGATTGAATAAGGCTGCATTCTTCCATCACTAGAGTCTGCTTATGACCGAGCAAAACCCGCAACGCGCTGATTATCGTCATTTCCAGCCGATCACCACCCGCTGGCACGATAACGACATCTACGGGCATGTGAATAACGTGACCTATTACAGCTATTTCGACACGGCGGTGAATAGCTATTTGATCGAGCGTGGCGGTCTGACTATTCATGACGGTGACGTGGTGGGTTTTGTGGTCAGTTCGTCGTGTGATTATTTCGCGTCGATAGCTTTCCCGGACTTGATCGACGTCGGCCTGCGCGTTGGCAAGCTGGGTAATAGCTCGGTTCAGTATGAATTGGCGGTGTTCAAGGCAGGGGAAGACGAAGCCTGCGCGGCAGGGCGTTTCGTCCATGTGTTTGTGGATCGGGCATCGAATCGCCCGGTGCCGATCCCAGATAAGCTGCGCGAGGCGTTGGAGCAATTAGTCCTGTAGGAACCAACTTGTTGGCCGGGCGGCGTCACGGTATACACCGCCTCGCCAACAAGTTGGCTCCTACAAAGGGCGGTGTTTACAGCGCGATAGCGGGGCGTTTAATCCTACAAAATTCGGGCACTGGCGCTGGCTGTTTCCAGGCGGATGGCGACGAACTTGGACGTAGGCGTACTGCTGCCATCCCCGACACTTTCCAGGGGGACCAGCGGGTTCACTTCCGGGTAGTAAGCGGCGGCTTGCCCAGCTGGGATGTCGAACGCCAGCAGCGTGAAGCCTTTGACGCGACGCTCCAGGCCGTCATTCCAAATTGAAATCAGGT
This window contains:
- a CDS encoding RecQ family ATP-dependent DNA helicase, whose translation is MHERLEHVFGYSHFRPGQETAIGAVLAGRSAAAIFPTGSGKSLCYQLPALMLPHLTLVVSPLLALIQDQLAFLQRHGIAAASIDSAQSRDSTAQVMARARSGELKILMISVERLKNERFRHFIEQVPISLLVIDEAHCISEWGHNFRPDYLKLPDYQRQFNIPQALLLTATATPNVIADMQAKFAIAPEDVVTTGFYRPNLNLLVEPAMGRDKRRRLVEWLGSRVGQPTIVYVTLQKTAEYVAEHLTQNGLAASAYHAGLPHDKRESIQRQFMGGRLNCIVATIAFGMGIDKSDIRNVVHFDLPKSIENYSQEIGRAGRDGAPSDCLVLANRDSLNILENFVYGDTPEYLGIRHVIDELLNAANDGQWELLLGPLADQSNIRQLPLKTLLVQLELRGIIAPRFAYFAEYRFKFLMEPKLLLQRFEGERRQFVEAIIETSYQARTWATVNFEALYQQHQAERGRVVTALDYFQEKGWIELESKLMTEVYSLLDMNFDPDALGHELHEYFKQHETTEVARIHAMLDLFATERCLSHRLAEYFGDLQAPEQCGHCSVCHGNIARLPSPPALPALAEQSFDDLCAEFLRRHLDYTGYDPSADCLTRFLCGISMPLFTKLKARGIKGFAALENYPYAQVREWTRGAMIE
- a CDS encoding thioesterase family protein produces the protein MTEQNPQRADYRHFQPITTRWHDNDIYGHVNNVTYYSYFDTAVNSYLIERGGLTIHDGDVVGFVVSSSCDYFASIAFPDLIDVGLRVGKLGNSSVQYELAVFKAGEDEACAAGRFVHVFVDRASNRPVPIPDKLREALEQLVL